The sequence below is a genomic window from Longimicrobium sp..
ATGTATTCAGTATCTACAGAAATGCTTTGGCGGCCTGCAGCCGTGGGAATCAGATGGGCTTCATGTTGTTCCAGGGAATCACGATGTGAATCGATCTAAGATCCCGTTGCCGGGGAGCGACGACGAACCGGATCCCGTTCCCCATGCCGACTCACTGGAGAAGTTCGAGGAGTTCCGGACCGCTTGGGCAGAAATCGGAAGGCCGATCCTAGCTGTAGATGCCGTGCGCGTTACGGAACTAAACGCGTCAGGCTGTCGACTGCCGGTGATCTCCCTCAACTCCTGTCTCGGTTGCGGTGAGTATCGTCGGCTCCCCGCGCGATTTCAGAAAGCGTACATATCGTTGCTCTCCGAAACGAAGACAGGAAGAGCTGACCACCGCGATCTCGTTGAACAATTAGATACACCAGCCTTCGACGACACGCATCTAGCAGACATCGCCTCCACTCTTAGCGGGATCCCCTCGAGCGTTCCTGCAGTCGTGCTTGCCCACCATGGCCTATTACCGCAGGCCGTTCCACGGGTTGCACCGTATAGCGAAGTGATTAATGCTGGCATTGCACGCTACCGGTTTGCAGGGTGCAACAAGCCAATTATTTACTGCCATGGACACATTCATGAGAGCGCGGTTGAGATTTTGTCCCACCCCGAAGGTGGTCGACGGCCGCTGGTGACGGTTTCTGCGCCAGTGCTAGACGCTGGTTTCAACTTGATCAGCTTCTACTTCACAGACACGGGCCTAGTGCTTGGCTGTGAAGTCACTCGGTATGTCTTCCAGAACTATGGAGACGTCACACCCATGGAGCCAATACGGATCCCACTTGGAGATAGAGACGAACCAGAATATGCGTCTGATGCTCTCAGTGTGAGAATCGGGAAGGTGCTTTCCCGCAAGGCAACCCGATTCCATGCGTTGTTTGCGGCGGTGAAGTCACAGTCCGCGGATGTTGAAGAAACCGTCGAAGAGGCAGGTTTGGCAAACGCGAGCCCAGCAGAAGATGAAGTCGTTGAGAGGCTTCGAGAGATGGAGTGGCTGGGCGTTGTTGAGATCACCGCGCGTGTGCAGGCACATAAGCACTGGATTCTGCGTCGGAGGCTTGTATGAGTCCGCGATCACCGTTCGCGTTCGGTCGGCATGAGTATGCCGGGACTAACTCCTACTTCCTCCACCCTGAAATCTACGGTGAGGTGATTCGAGACGCTCCGACTCCCATTTATCTGATTGGACCGAGAGGAACTGGAAAAACAACGCTCTTGCGGGCTCTCCACTGGAAGGAGCGTCTTCAAAATAAGTCCCTCCGAGTCGCGCTTCCCACCGATGTGTTCGGGAGTCCGGCGGGCCGGTTCTTGGGGATCTACTTGAAGCTGCCGGAGATCTTGCTCGGTGTTGTTGATACTTGGCTTTCCGATTTGGATCAAGAGCGAGCCGGTATGGTCCTCGGTCTCTATCTCGACCTGGTGTGGGGTGAAGCGTTGTGTACTGCGGTGGCTGAGCTTCTCGCCACTGGCGTCTTCTGCACCAGCCCGGAGAGGGAGACTCACGCCGTACAGAAGTTCAGCCAGGTCTATCGCACGACCTTCACCCGATCATCACGCCGCCTGCCAGCAACGGTGTCTGAGTTGGGATCTACCCTGTTGGACCTTCGCGCAGAAATTGAACAATCCGCGAAGACTCGTCGTCCCTATGATGAGATTCTCGGCTATCATGCGGTCGGCCAGATTGGCGTGTTCGGGCGTCTGCTCGGTGAAGCCCTCGAACCAATCTGCCGCATCGACGACTCGGCCGACCCTTGGCATTTCCGGATCTGCATGGATGAAGGTGAAACGCTCAGTGATTTTCAATTGTTGGTGCTTAACACGATGGTGAGAACGACGAAAACCCCTGTGATGTTCATCGTTTCCTTTGTGAGCATGCCGACAGAAGTACATCGTACCCTGTTCGATCACTTAACCCTCCAAGCTACGGATCGCGAGATTGTTTCCTTCGAGCGTCTACT
It includes:
- a CDS encoding metallophosphoesterase family protein, producing the protein MKSLSLLHLGDVHYPETRHGAAVIDDKDPGFSAALKARVSPHRLTAVMATIRRLAENQADLGGVLLSGDLTTNAKVGEYKECIQYLQKCFGGLQPWESDGLHVVPGNHDVNRSKIPLPGSDDEPDPVPHADSLEKFEEFRTAWAEIGRPILAVDAVRVTELNASGCRLPVISLNSCLGCGEYRRLPARFQKAYISLLSETKTGRADHRDLVEQLDTPAFDDTHLADIASTLSGIPSSVPAVVLAHHGLLPQAVPRVAPYSEVINAGIARYRFAGCNKPIIYCHGHIHESAVEILSHPEGGRRPLVTVSAPVLDAGFNLISFYFTDTGLVLGCEVTRYVFQNYGDVTPMEPIRIPLGDRDEPEYASDALSVRIGKVLSRKATRFHALFAAVKSQSADVEETVEEAGLANASPAEDEVVERLREMEWLGVVEITARVQAHKHWILRRRLV